GAGCTTGAAGAGGCTTTTGATGGTGAAACCTACGGCCTAGGAGAAGCTATAGAAAAAGAAAACAAAGACTTTAGAAACCACTACCTAAGCTTTGATATAAAAGAAGATAAAGATACAGAAACTATGAATCTAAAGATGGATAAGGATAATAATATCCTAGTTTCAGCCATAGATATAAATGCTAGAGCAAATACAAAATCATCATTTTTGGTAAATTTTGCTGACGATGGGACAGATAAGTTTTTTATAAACTCCCAAATAAGGGTCAATTTAGAAAAAGACTCCAAGGTTAAGCTCATAGTTGTAGTAAATCTTTCAGAAAATTCTACAAATCTAAATGCTATTGCGACTCGTTTGGCTGATAGGGCAGAGCTTGAGATTTCTTATGTAGAAATCGGAGCAGAAAAATCTATGGTCAATATCAAAAATATACTCAGGGGTGACGAGTCAAAAGTCATACAAAACGGAGTATATTTTAAATCAAAAGAAGAATACCTAGATTTGATGGCTGTCAATGAACATTTTGGCACAAACACAGACTCAGATGCCCATTTTGAGGGCGCCCTAAAAGATAAGGCAGAAAAAAACTTCAAGGGCATAGTGGACCTCAGACGTGGTTGCAAAAAGGCGGATGGCAAGATCGGTGATTATTCTATGATGCTATCCAAATCTGTTATAAACAAGTCTGCACCAGTCCTTTTAAATGAGGAAAAAGAAGTAGCAGGAAAGCACGCTGCAAGCGTCGGTAGGATGAATAGAGATATGCTATTTTATATCATGAGCCGTGGTTTTTCTAAAAAACAAGCCGAAGCAATGATGCTTGAGGCAAATTTTGCTAGGGCCCTAGATAAAATCGAAGATGAGGACCTAAAAAATAAAATCAAAGACCAAGTTCATAAACTAAACACAAGGTCAAAATCATGAATATAGAAAAAATAAGAAAAGACTTTTCCTATCTAGATAAAGAAAAGGTAGGCAAGGAAGTAATATATTTAGATACAGCAGCTACAAGTCAAAAACCAAATTGTGTTATAGACGCGGTAGACTCTTATTATAGATATAAAAATGCCAACCCTCACAGGGGTGCCCACTACCTATCATGGGTGGCTACAGAGGCCTATGAAAATGGCAGAGAAGTTATAAA
This window of the Anaerococcus mediterraneensis genome carries:
- a CDS encoding SufD family Fe-S cluster assembly protein, with the translated sequence MAKINQMRMPTWAYIGLNNADYDLVEIEKKPYKDQVNQNPIKELEEAFDGETYGLGEAIEKENKDFRNHYLSFDIKEDKDTETMNLKMDKDNNILVSAIDINARANTKSSFLVNFADDGTDKFFINSQIRVNLEKDSKVKLIVVVNLSENSTNLNAIATRLADRAELEISYVEIGAEKSMVNIKNILRGDESKVIQNGVYFKSKEEYLDLMAVNEHFGTNTDSDAHFEGALKDKAEKNFKGIVDLRRGCKKADGKIGDYSMMLSKSVINKSAPVLLNEEKEVAGKHAASVGRMNRDMLFYIMSRGFSKKQAEAMMLEANFARALDKIEDEDLKNKIKDQVHKLNTRSKS